The genome window CTGGCGCACCGCGTTGAACGATTTGCCCGCAAAGTGCATGTTGAAGAAATTGCCCGCTTCCAGCAATTCGGCTTCGACGTAATCGCGCTGCACAAACAGGATGCGGTTCTGGACATCGCCCTCTGGGGTGACGATGATCAGCAGTACGCGTTTGTCAGACAAGCGGATGAATTCGACCTGCCGGAATATCTGAGCCCGCTTGGGCGTCAATACCACCCCTGCGAATTGCGTCAGATTCGACAACAGCGCGGCAGCGGCATTCACGGCGCGCGAGGGTTCGGCGGCCGACAGCATCTCGCTCATGTTGTGGGGTTGCAGCTGGTACGACTGCACAGCCAGCAGGGAATCGACGAACATGCGGTAGCCCCGCGGCGTGGGAACACGGCCGGCGGAGGTATGCGGGCTATGGATCAGTCCCAACTCTTCCAGGTCAGCCATCACATTGCGGATAGTGGCCGGAGATAAGTCAAAAACTTTCGATAGCGTCCGCGAGCCGACAGGCTGCCCGTCGGCGATGTAGCGTTCTATCAACGCTTTCAGTAGTGCGCGTGCGCGGTCATCCATAACAGGCATTTTAGGGAATCTTTTCCAATTAAGGCGATTTTTGTCCCGCAAGCCGATATGCGGCCCCATATAATCGGCAAATCAGCCCATCCCGGGCAGATTTTCGGCATTTTGGTTTTTGCCTTTTGATTTGCACGCATCCATGCACTTTCCTACTGTCGCCCTAATCGGCAGATACCAGGACACCGGCCTGGACACTCCGCTAAGAGCACTTGCGCACGCGCTGACGCAGGCGGGCCGGCACGTGCTCATCGACGCGGACACCGCGCGCAATACCGGGCTGACTGAATATCCTGTCGCCACCCTCGAAGAGATCGGACAGACGGCATCGCTGGCCGTTGTGATGGGCGGCGATGGCACCGTGCTGGGCGCGGGGCGCCACCTGGCGCCATTTGGCGTGCCGCTTGTTGGCATCAACCATGGCCGGCTGGGATTCATTACCGACATCGCGCTGCAAGATGCGCACGGTGCACTGGCGCGCGTGCTGGAAGGCAGCTTCCAGATCGAAGAGCGCATGCTGCTGGAAGGCAGCGTGTGGCGCGGCGACCAAAAAATGTATTCCGCATCGGCCTTGAACGACGTCGTGCTGAACCGCGCCGGCCGCGGCGGCATGATCGAAGTTCGCGTCGAACTGGACGGCGCCTTCATGTACACGCAGCGTGCCGACGGCCTGATCATCGCCACGCCGACCGGCTCGACCGCCTACGCCTTGTCTGCCAACGGTCCTATTCTGCATCCCGG of Achromobacter seleniivolatilans contains these proteins:
- a CDS encoding NAD kinase — protein: MHFPTVALIGRYQDTGLDTPLRALAHALTQAGRHVLIDADTARNTGLTEYPVATLEEIGQTASLAVVMGGDGTVLGAGRHLAPFGVPLVGINHGRLGFITDIALQDAHGALARVLEGSFQIEERMLLEGSVWRGDQKMYSASALNDVVLNRAGRGGMIEVRVELDGAFMYTQRADGLIIATPTGSTAYALSANGPILHPGMNAMVLVPVAPQTLSNRPIVIPDTGVLNMTLTAMGRVEVGASVHFDMQTWSDLQPGDRIVVQRAPYTIRFVHPEGYSFFSTLRRKLHWNLMPQATDNVE
- the hrcA gene encoding heat-inducible transcriptional repressor HrcA → MDDRARALLKALIERYIADGQPVGSRTLSKVFDLSPATIRNVMADLEELGLIHSPHTSAGRVPTPRGYRMFVDSLLAVQSYQLQPHNMSEMLSAAEPSRAVNAAAALLSNLTQFAGVVLTPKRAQIFRQVEFIRLSDKRVLLIIVTPEGDVQNRILFVQRDYVEAELLEAGNFFNMHFAGKSFNAVRQTLSTELAQLREDISRLMQAAVEASAEAAEDGDAMVISGERKLLDVTDIASDMDRLRKMFSLFEKKTDLLQLLDVSSRAQGVQIYIGGDSQLVPMEDVSVITAPYGVDGKVVGTLGVIGPTRMAYERVIPIVDITARLLSNALSHNQ